The proteins below are encoded in one region of Winogradskyella helgolandensis:
- the dut gene encoding dUTP diphosphatase has translation MKIKIINKSSHALPHYETIASAGMDLRANLSESRILKPLERSIVGTGLYIELPVGIEAQVRPRSGLAAKQGITVLNAPGTIDADYRGEIGVILVNLSNEDFTINNGERIAQLVIAKHERAEWLDSIELSDTDRGEGGFGSTGVG, from the coding sequence ATGAAGATCAAAATAATAAATAAATCGAGTCACGCTTTACCACATTACGAAACTATCGCATCTGCTGGTATGGATTTACGCGCTAACTTATCGGAATCTAGAATTTTAAAACCTTTAGAACGCAGTATTGTTGGTACTGGCTTATATATAGAATTACCGGTTGGTATTGAAGCACAAGTAAGGCCAAGAAGTGGGTTAGCTGCAAAACAAGGTATAACCGTTTTAAATGCGCCAGGAACAATAGATGCCGATTATAGAGGAGAGATAGGTGTAATTTTAGTTAATCTTTCAAACGAAGATTTTACAATTAATAATGGCGAACGTATTGCACAACTAGTCATCGCCAAACATGAACGTGCAGAATGGTTAGATTCTATAGAATTATCTGATACCGATAGAGGAGAAGGCGGTTTTGGAAGCACGGGAGTTGGATGA
- a CDS encoding GIY-YIG nuclease family protein, which produces MKYWYVYIMANKPNGVIYIGVTDNIEERVKEHKLKVYPKSFTAKYNCDKLVYFEDFENGKEAEKREKNFKKWKRVWKVELIEEMNPSWSDLSTNWNLNFNKIRDK; this is translated from the coding sequence ATGAAATATTGGTATGTCTATATAATGGCAAACAAGCCAAATGGAGTAATTTATATAGGAGTAACAGATAATATTGAAGAAAGAGTAAAAGAACATAAGTTAAAAGTTTATCCTAAATCATTTACTGCAAAGTATAATTGCGATAAGTTAGTTTATTTTGAAGATTTTGAAAATGGAAAAGAAGCTGAAAAGCGTGAAAAAAACTTTAAAAAATGGAAAAGAGTTTGGAAAGTTGAATTAATAGAAGAAATGAATCCAAGTTGGTCTGATTTAAGTACCAACTGGAATTTGAATTTTAATAAAATTAGAGATAAATAG
- a CDS encoding sugar phosphate nucleotidyltransferase, translating into MKIIVPMAGRGSRLRPHSLTVPKPLIPVAGQPIVHRLVKDIAKVLKQPIEEIAFVLGDPAFFGDDVVDSLTELAEGLGAKASIYRQDQPLGTGHAIMSAKPSLSGPAVIAYADTLIRAEFDLDPTADSVIWTKCVANPEAYGVVKLDDDKNIVELVEKPETFVSDQAVIGIYYFKDVADLKDKLQEVLDENVMNGGEYQINDGIKRMMADGKIFKTGTVDEWMDCGNKAVTLETNAKMLGFLKADNEEQLIDDSVVLENSKIIEPCYIGKGTVLKNTTIGPYVSIGKNCVIENTTVKNSLIQNQTTIKNANLDEAMIGNHVKYNGEFTKISIGDYTIME; encoded by the coding sequence ATGAAAATAATAGTACCAATGGCAGGCCGAGGATCTCGCCTCAGACCACATAGTTTAACCGTACCAAAACCATTAATTCCTGTTGCAGGTCAACCGATAGTACATCGTTTAGTTAAGGATATCGCTAAAGTTTTAAAGCAACCTATTGAAGAAATTGCTTTTGTTCTTGGTGATCCAGCATTTTTTGGAGATGATGTGGTAGATAGTTTAACGGAACTTGCTGAAGGTTTAGGTGCAAAAGCATCCATTTACAGACAAGATCAGCCATTAGGAACTGGTCATGCTATTATGAGTGCTAAGCCTTCGTTATCTGGTCCTGCTGTGATTGCTTATGCAGATACATTGATTAGAGCTGAATTCGATTTAGATCCAACAGCAGATAGTGTCATTTGGACAAAGTGTGTTGCAAATCCTGAAGCCTACGGAGTTGTAAAATTAGATGATGACAAAAACATCGTTGAATTAGTAGAAAAACCAGAAACCTTTGTAAGTGATCAAGCTGTAATAGGTATCTATTACTTTAAAGATGTAGCGGATTTAAAAGATAAATTACAAGAGGTTTTAGATGAAAATGTGATGAATGGTGGAGAATACCAAATTAATGATGGTATTAAACGCATGATGGCAGACGGAAAAATCTTCAAAACAGGAACTGTTGACGAGTGGATGGACTGTGGAAACAAAGCTGTTACTCTAGAAACCAACGCTAAAATGTTAGGGTTTTTAAAGGCAGATAATGAGGAGCAATTAATTGATGATTCTGTCGTTTTAGAAAATTCAAAAATCATTGAGCCGTGTTATATTGGAAAAGGAACGGTTTTGAAAAACACAACGATTGGACCTTATGTGTCCATAGGTAAAAATTGTGTAATAGAAAATACGACCGTTAAAAATAGCTTAATACAAAACCAAACCACTATTAAAAACGCTAATTTAGACGAAGCTATGATTGGTAATCACGTAAAGTATAATGGTGAGTTTACTAAGATTAGTATTGGTGATTACACCATTATGGAATAA
- a CDS encoding antibiotic biosynthesis monooxygenase family protein → MYIVLYTITVKPNQEDNFIEAWKGLTTLIYKYEGSLGSRLHKKDALNFFAYAQWPDKNTFDNAGNNLPEEANYFRNIMKASYEKFEVLEKFEMIEDLLKQQQSE, encoded by the coding sequence ATGTATATCGTATTGTACACAATTACAGTAAAACCCAACCAAGAAGACAACTTTATTGAAGCTTGGAAAGGGTTAACAACATTGATTTACAAATACGAAGGAAGTTTAGGGTCTAGATTACATAAAAAGGATGCCCTAAACTTCTTTGCATATGCACAATGGCCTGATAAAAATACGTTTGATAATGCTGGGAACAATTTACCAGAAGAAGCTAACTATTTCAGAAATATAATGAAGGCCTCTTATGAGAAATTTGAAGTGTTAGAAAAGTTTGAAATGATTGAAGACTTGTTAAAGCAACAACAAAGTGAATAA
- a CDS encoding tetratricopeptide repeat protein — translation MNKKFILILVFLFGMIIVPQTTYAQVDFNKRPDDDLGNVEDEFQEHFFEALKQKGIENYDRAVEALQKCLNLDSKKPVIFFELGKNYNKLKNFGAAEENLKKAISMQPDNVWFLDELYDVYFQQDDIKNALKTIKQLVKYHPDYKEDLAALYVREEKYKLALDLLDELDAEYGLSESRDAMRNDIYSITGNADDRIENLEQRIANNPSNEDNHLKLIYRYSQTGDHKNAYKAAQNLLKAKPDSKFVHLALYKFYLQDEKVDDAINSVKTVLTSPEINADAKAKVLKDFVAFVAKNPDYETDLIDITSLIDGNKDAQTHSDLGHYYLKAGDKAKALSNFKEALKQSPNDFKLIKDVLLLQLDIKDYNSVITDSERALELYPAQPILYLVNAVANNNLNAPKKAIDSLEMGLDFLIDNPNMEADFYSELSIAYKALNNISKSEAFAKKAKALKAQ, via the coding sequence GTGAATAAGAAATTTATCTTGATATTGGTTTTTCTCTTCGGAATGATAATCGTTCCACAGACGACCTACGCCCAAGTCGATTTTAACAAACGACCAGATGATGATTTAGGCAATGTGGAAGACGAATTTCAGGAGCATTTTTTTGAAGCCTTAAAGCAAAAAGGCATCGAAAATTATGATCGTGCTGTTGAAGCCCTTCAAAAATGTTTGAATCTCGATAGTAAAAAGCCAGTCATCTTTTTTGAGTTGGGTAAAAACTATAATAAACTCAAAAACTTTGGAGCAGCAGAAGAGAATCTAAAAAAAGCCATTAGCATGCAGCCTGATAATGTTTGGTTTTTAGATGAGCTTTACGATGTGTATTTTCAGCAAGACGATATTAAGAATGCTTTAAAAACCATTAAGCAACTAGTAAAATATCATCCCGATTATAAAGAAGATTTAGCAGCGCTTTACGTTAGAGAAGAAAAGTATAAGCTCGCTTTAGATTTATTAGATGAGTTAGATGCCGAATATGGATTGAGTGAATCTAGAGATGCCATGCGAAATGATATTTACAGTATCACAGGTAATGCGGATGATCGCATAGAAAACTTAGAACAACGTATTGCTAACAATCCTAGTAATGAAGATAATCACTTAAAGCTCATTTATAGATACAGTCAGACTGGCGATCATAAAAACGCTTATAAAGCTGCCCAAAATTTATTAAAAGCAAAGCCAGATTCTAAATTTGTGCATTTAGCCTTGTATAAGTTTTATCTTCAAGATGAAAAGGTGGATGACGCCATCAATTCTGTAAAAACAGTGTTGACCAGTCCAGAAATCAATGCAGATGCTAAAGCCAAAGTTCTTAAAGATTTTGTGGCTTTTGTAGCTAAAAATCCTGACTACGAAACGGATCTAATTGATATAACGTCGCTTATAGACGGTAATAAAGATGCACAAACACATAGCGATTTAGGGCACTATTATTTAAAAGCAGGTGATAAAGCAAAGGCCTTATCAAATTTTAAAGAAGCTTTAAAACAAAGTCCTAACGACTTTAAATTAATAAAAGATGTCTTATTACTTCAATTAGATATAAAGGACTATAATTCTGTTATAACGGACAGTGAACGTGCTTTAGAATTATATCCTGCGCAACCTATTTTATATTTGGTAAATGCTGTGGCTAATAATAATTTGAACGCACCGAAGAAAGCTATCGATAGTTTAGAAATGGGATTAGATTTTCTAATAGACAATCCTAATATGGAGGCTGATTTTTATTCCGAATTAAGCATTGCCTACAAAGCCTTAAATAATATTAGTAAATCTGAAGCGTTTGCTAAAAAGGCAAAAGCTTTAAAAGCCCAATAG
- a CDS encoding DUF4292 domain-containing protein yields MKLPQVYKNYKLTLCVILITLAFSCGSTKSVIASGVASDKLSAKQVIKQHTKNDIDFKTLKARVKIDITQNNNSQGAGFTLRMEKDKVIWLSESILGMARMMITPDKVKFYNKLDNEYFDGDYKLLSDVVGIDLDFMKVQNILLGQAIYDLNDEPYQVSVNNNSYAVSPKDQNALIELFYLINPSHFKMDSLQMQQALEKRMLQVDYSSYQEVDKQIVPENIRIIAVEDTSEVAITMEFKSVSLNDEVRFPFNIPSGYKEIEIK; encoded by the coding sequence ATGAAGTTACCTCAAGTATATAAAAATTATAAACTTACCCTATGTGTCATTTTAATAACATTGGCATTTAGTTGTGGCTCTACCAAAAGTGTTATAGCATCAGGAGTGGCAAGCGATAAACTTTCGGCAAAGCAAGTGATAAAGCAGCACACTAAGAATGATATTGACTTTAAAACCTTAAAGGCGAGGGTGAAAATAGATATTACTCAAAATAACAATTCGCAAGGTGCTGGTTTTACACTTAGAATGGAAAAGGATAAGGTGATTTGGTTAAGTGAATCCATTTTAGGCATGGCACGTATGATGATTACACCAGATAAAGTAAAGTTTTATAATAAATTAGATAACGAATATTTTGACGGAGACTACAAGTTATTAAGTGATGTGGTAGGTATAGACCTAGATTTCATGAAAGTCCAAAACATCCTTTTAGGTCAGGCTATTTACGACCTTAACGACGAGCCTTATCAGGTTTCTGTTAATAATAATTCTTATGCTGTAAGCCCAAAAGATCAAAATGCATTGATAGAGTTATTTTATCTGATTAATCCGTCGCACTTTAAGATGGACAGCCTACAAATGCAACAAGCATTGGAAAAAAGAATGCTTCAGGTAGATTATTCGTCTTATCAAGAAGTTGATAAGCAAATTGTTCCAGAAAATATAAGGATAATTGCAGTTGAAGATACTAGCGAAGTTGCTATCACCATGGAATTTAAATCGGTATCTTTGAATGATGAAGTGCGTTTTCCGTTTAATATTCCTTCAGGTTATAAAGAAATTGAAATCAAATAA
- a CDS encoding murein hydrolase activator EnvC family protein, protein MTKNRFYIILVIGLLMSSFSLFAQSDRQKELEAQRQQKLREIKQINALLFTKKKEEKSAITLIEDINYKVNVRKNLIRITNEQANLLTREINANQKEITSLRTQLQELKDDYAAMVVKSYKSKSEQSKVMFLLSSSNFQQAYKRLQYIRQYRDYQKEQGEAIKLKTKELQELNIQLSKQKEDKQKLVEENRIAKRELEGELKQREVLMASIKSDMGKFASQIKQKKQEADQLDKEIDRLIAEAIAASNKEVGTKSSTGKFVLTPEAKKLASSFAANKGKLGWPVARGVIKGKFGKTRSLTDSSVEVNHSGVKIATEQNADVKAVFNGVVSSIHVMKRGNPTILIRHGDYLTIYHNLGKLYVKKGDKITTGQVIGEVFSNKITGETLLDFRIYKNNLKLNPESWLARQ, encoded by the coding sequence ATGACTAAAAATCGGTTTTATATAATTTTAGTGATTGGGCTTTTAATGTCCAGTTTTTCACTTTTTGCTCAAAGCGATAGACAAAAAGAGTTAGAGGCACAGCGTCAGCAAAAGTTAAGAGAGATTAAGCAAATTAATGCCTTATTATTTACCAAAAAGAAAGAGGAGAAGTCAGCTATTACACTTATTGAAGACATTAATTATAAAGTGAACGTTAGAAAAAATTTAATCAGAATTACTAACGAACAAGCCAACTTACTGACAAGAGAAATTAACGCGAATCAGAAGGAAATAACGAGCCTTAGAACACAACTACAAGAATTAAAAGATGATTATGCTGCTATGGTTGTAAAATCATATAAAAGTAAGTCAGAACAAAGTAAAGTGATGTTCTTACTGTCTTCGAGTAATTTTCAACAAGCTTATAAACGCCTTCAATACATAAGACAATATAGAGATTATCAGAAAGAACAAGGTGAAGCCATAAAACTTAAAACGAAAGAGTTACAGGAGCTAAATATTCAACTGTCCAAACAAAAGGAAGATAAGCAGAAGCTGGTTGAGGAGAATAGAATTGCTAAGCGCGAATTAGAAGGTGAACTAAAACAACGTGAAGTTTTAATGGCTTCTATTAAGTCTGATATGGGAAAATTTGCGTCTCAGATTAAACAGAAGAAGCAGGAAGCCGATCAATTAGATAAGGAGATAGACCGTTTAATTGCAGAAGCGATTGCGGCATCGAATAAAGAAGTTGGTACAAAATCATCAACAGGAAAATTTGTTTTAACTCCTGAAGCAAAAAAACTCGCGTCTAGTTTTGCAGCAAACAAAGGAAAATTAGGTTGGCCAGTAGCTAGAGGTGTTATTAAGGGAAAATTTGGTAAAACGCGTTCCTTAACGGATAGCTCAGTTGAAGTTAATCATTCGGGTGTAAAAATAGCAACAGAGCAAAATGCAGACGTTAAAGCAGTTTTTAATGGAGTAGTATCTTCGATTCATGTTATGAAAAGAGGAAATCCAACGATCTTAATAAGACATGGTGATTATTTAACGATTTACCATAACCTTGGAAAACTTTACGTAAAAAAAGGAGATAAAATTACAACAGGTCAGGTTATAGGTGAGGTTTTTAGTAATAAAATCACAGGAGAAACCCTTCTAGATTTTAGAATCTATAAAAACAATCTAAAATTGAATCCAGAATCTTGGTTAGCCAGACAGTAA
- a CDS encoding acyl-CoA thioesterase, whose protein sequence is MLSRTAFQSKTISTDLVLPSETNPLNNLFGGELLARMDRAASISARRHSRRIVVTATVNHVAFNRAVPLGSVVMIEAKVSRAFSSSMEVYMDVWIEDRESGERVKANEAIYTFVAVDEIGRPVRVPELVPETELEKQRFDAALRRKQLSLVLAGKMKPADATELKALFE, encoded by the coding sequence ATGCTATCTAGAACCGCATTTCAGTCTAAAACCATTAGTACCGATTTGGTATTACCAAGCGAAACTAATCCACTCAACAACTTATTTGGTGGTGAACTATTAGCGCGTATGGACAGAGCAGCTAGTATTTCCGCAAGACGACACTCAAGACGTATTGTGGTAACGGCGACCGTAAATCACGTCGCATTTAACAGAGCTGTTCCTTTAGGAAGTGTGGTAATGATTGAGGCTAAAGTATCAAGAGCTTTTTCGTCTTCTATGGAAGTGTATATGGATGTTTGGATCGAAGACAGAGAGTCTGGTGAGCGTGTTAAGGCCAATGAAGCTATTTACACTTTTGTTGCTGTAGATGAAATTGGACGACCTGTAAGAGTCCCTGAATTGGTGCCTGAAACAGAATTAGAAAAACAACGTTTTGATGCTGCTTTGCGTCGTAAGCAATTGAGTTTGGTATTGGCCGGCAAAATGAAACCTGCAGATGCCACTGAGTTAAAGGCGCTTTTTGAGTAG